From Selenomonas ruminantium AC2024, a single genomic window includes:
- a CDS encoding membrane protein, translating into MNFLRISKEALSLAMAYVGVLVGAGLSSGQDMLQYFLSFGKIGLVGVVLLGVLNVVFGRIIVTLGSHYQSSNHQEVLEQIAHPVINRIIDITLIISCFVVGFVMVAGAGANLQQQFGLPSWLGALFCSLLVIVIAFLDFDKITRVLGVFTPVIVVMILAVAGYTFIGKSYDYEALDLVAGTMQPVMPNVWLAVINYFALCAMNGVSMAFVLGGSVVRIGDAEKGGALGGTIIGVIVTCAAMTLFANLDKIKDAEIPMLMIVNHIHPAFAFVYAVVIFALIFNTAFSLYYATACRFAGDDLGKKRKILIGITALGYVCSFGGFTTLVSYMYPLLGYMGILLLVVLTVAWFEERENIVREKFLRRKMMRLLFRKYDDDYEFTAKHKKDFHKLGEMSAADTEGLKQDIKSYVKDVVENTDDLQTYAEENLSMKGSPLKKEEKTNK; encoded by the coding sequence ATGAACTTTTTACGCATAAGTAAGGAAGCACTGTCGCTGGCAATGGCTTATGTAGGCGTATTGGTCGGTGCGGGGCTTTCCTCCGGGCAGGATATGCTGCAGTATTTTTTGAGTTTCGGTAAAATTGGTTTGGTAGGTGTAGTCCTGCTCGGTGTACTGAATGTTGTATTCGGACGAATCATTGTGACCTTGGGTTCACATTATCAATCGAGCAACCATCAAGAAGTGTTGGAGCAGATTGCCCATCCGGTTATCAACCGCATTATTGATATCACACTCATTATTTCCTGTTTTGTGGTCGGCTTTGTCATGGTGGCTGGTGCCGGCGCCAACCTGCAGCAGCAGTTCGGTCTGCCCAGCTGGCTGGGGGCGCTTTTTTGTTCCCTGCTCGTCATTGTCATAGCCTTTTTGGATTTTGACAAGATTACCCGTGTGCTGGGTGTATTTACGCCAGTCATTGTCGTGATGATTTTAGCGGTGGCCGGTTATACCTTTATCGGTAAATCCTATGATTATGAGGCGCTTGATTTAGTAGCGGGGACCATGCAGCCGGTTATGCCTAATGTATGGCTGGCGGTAATTAACTATTTTGCCCTCTGCGCGATGAACGGCGTGTCGATGGCGTTTGTGCTGGGCGGTTCAGTGGTGCGCATTGGCGATGCGGAGAAGGGCGGCGCTTTAGGCGGCACCATTATCGGCGTGATTGTCACCTGTGCGGCCATGACGCTCTTTGCTAATCTCGATAAAATCAAAGATGCGGAAATCCCCATGCTGATGATTGTCAATCACATTCATCCCGCCTTTGCGTTTGTCTATGCGGTGGTAATCTTTGCGCTGATTTTCAATACTGCATTCAGCCTTTACTACGCTACGGCTTGCCGCTTTGCTGGGGATGACCTGGGCAAGAAGCGCAAAATCCTGATTGGGATTACAGCACTCGGTTATGTGTGCAGCTTCGGCGGCTTTACCACGCTGGTTTCCTATATGTATCCGCTGCTCGGTTATATGGGGATTTTGCTCTTGGTGGTGCTGACCGTAGCCTGGTTTGAAGAACGGGAAAACATCGTCCGGGAAAAATTCCTGCGCCGCAAGATGATGCGGCTCCTGTTCCGCAAGTATGATGATGACTATGAGTTTACGGCAAAGCACAAGAAGGATTTCCATAAGCTCGGCGAAATGTCCGCAGCTGATACAGAAGGTTTGAAACAGGATATCAAATCCTATGTAAAAGATGTGGTGGAAAACACCGATGATTTGCAGACCTACGCCGAGGAAAATCTGTCGATGAAGGGTTCGCCCTTGAAAAAAGAGGAAAAAACCAATAAATAG
- a CDS encoding amidase, producing the protein MNRFFFRKELLAFLAGVLITLFVSGASTVFAKSKFSQDELAYMPAVKLIELFQKGETTPSEVLEAQISRVKKYNGEYNVSRRDLVNELDTFNAGKVNAITFDTFDEARKLAKEADERYRNGTARRLEGITIGVKDENEVKGWRVDAASLLLKDHEPCTADGAMIQKLRKEGAIFVFQTTVPEQYLSPMTWSRLYGVSRNPWNLYYGTGGSSGGSGAALAAGFCTLATGSDMGGSIRIPSAMNGLYGFKPPFGRVATSDNTYETLGPMARTFGDMALMQDVIAGPSPEVHSTIRPKLDYPQKYASIKGQKVAVAYCRNWLQGGLSQEANHAMDSTVAALKKAGAQVELIELDVSAENFMPTYFKGLMSTSMYVIFDGLDKHRDKFSSYVKNLEAYAGKLTPQDQVNAELMLAKLHRDVQQKVFEKGCIALIMPTLATPHFPADLDATPDKAAQVRGKTYSSTNLMLTPIWNLASRYPVVAMPVELSDKNVPVGVQIVSNTYDDLNAFRVAYALSKTIAPLYKDGRFPDFRNVK; encoded by the coding sequence ATGAACAGGTTTTTCTTCAGGAAAGAACTGTTGGCGTTCCTGGCAGGCGTGCTGATTACGCTCTTTGTATCAGGCGCAAGTACAGTCTTTGCTAAGTCGAAGTTTTCCCAGGATGAGCTGGCATATATGCCCGCTGTAAAGCTCATAGAGCTGTTCCAAAAAGGTGAAACAACGCCTAGCGAAGTTTTGGAGGCACAGATTAGCCGTGTGAAGAAGTACAATGGCGAATACAACGTATCGCGTCGCGACTTGGTAAATGAGCTGGATACGTTCAATGCCGGCAAGGTCAATGCCATCACCTTCGACACTTTTGACGAGGCCAGGAAGCTGGCAAAGGAAGCCGATGAGCGTTACCGGAATGGCACTGCACGCAGACTGGAAGGGATTACCATCGGCGTCAAGGACGAGAATGAAGTCAAGGGCTGGCGCGTTGATGCTGCATCCCTGCTCCTGAAGGACCATGAGCCATGCACCGCTGACGGCGCCATGATTCAGAAGCTCCGCAAAGAGGGCGCGATTTTTGTTTTCCAGACGACGGTACCTGAACAGTACCTCAGCCCCATGACTTGGTCACGCCTCTACGGTGTCAGCCGCAATCCGTGGAACCTCTACTACGGTACTGGCGGGTCGTCCGGTGGTTCCGGCGCAGCGCTGGCCGCTGGCTTCTGCACGCTGGCCACTGGCTCCGATATGGGCGGCTCCATCCGCATTCCCTCTGCCATGAACGGCCTGTATGGTTTCAAACCGCCGTTTGGCCGCGTTGCCACGTCGGACAATACCTATGAAACCTTAGGACCCATGGCTCGCACTTTTGGCGACATGGCGCTCATGCAGGATGTCATTGCCGGTCCTAGCCCGGAAGTTCATTCCACGATTCGTCCCAAGCTGGACTATCCTCAGAAATACGCTTCGATTAAGGGGCAGAAGGTTGCTGTCGCTTATTGCAGAAATTGGCTGCAGGGCGGTCTGAGTCAGGAAGCCAATCACGCCATGGACTCTACGGTTGCGGCATTGAAGAAGGCTGGAGCGCAGGTTGAACTGATAGAGCTCGACGTAAGCGCCGAAAATTTCATGCCGACCTATTTCAAAGGGCTCATGTCCACAAGCATGTATGTCATCTTCGACGGTTTGGACAAGCATCGCGACAAGTTCAGCTCGTATGTGAAGAATCTGGAGGCATATGCAGGCAAGCTGACTCCGCAGGATCAGGTTAACGCAGAATTGATGTTGGCGAAGCTGCACCGGGACGTTCAGCAGAAGGTCTTTGAGAAGGGCTGCATCGCTCTGATCATGCCCACGCTGGCAACACCGCATTTCCCTGCCGATCTTGATGCGACCCCTGACAAAGCAGCCCAGGTGCGCGGGAAAACCTATTCCAGCACCAACCTCATGCTGACACCGATTTGGAATCTGGCCAGCAGATATCCGGTGGTGGCAATGCCGGTTGAACTGTCTGACAAAAACGTTCCTGTCGGTGTGCAGATTGTCAGCAATACCTATGATGACTTGAACGCTTTCCGCGTGGCATACGCTCTGTCCAAAACGATTGCTCCGCTCTATAAGGATGGGCGTTTTCCTGATTTCAGGAATGTAAAATAA
- a CDS encoding CocE/NonD family hydrolase has translation MKGSMRKMLCLGLTALSMGVMMPGAVSAEKAAITMPQKMANGETVEVYYRKGLPLTAARARAAELKRETMVLKAGSIRREGSKPLTCDILFEKDVPVTLRDGTVIYTDIFRPVDEEKHPAIMAWSPYGKEIGGQWLDDVPGRAGVPQAATSGLEKFEAPDPAYWVAQGYVIINPDSRGAYHSEGNLNYWGSQNSKDGYDTIEWAAKQPWSNGKIGMSGNSWLTVSQWFIAGEQPPHLAAIAPWEGFVDHFRETANRGGIPNPVFPEGIFETFASKNYIEDQPRMVVTHTLLDAYWQDKIAKLQNIHIPAYVVASFTNPVHTHGTFAGFRQIPSHDKWLRVHNTNEWADYYQPEHVEDLRKFFDHYLKGVANDWEKTPRVRLSVLDPGHKDVVDRVEQEFPLARTQYKKLYLTSQKTLAGAKEAQEQTISYDTQAKQPAVNFVLNFDKDTELTGYMNLHTYVEADGSDDMELQVTVQKLDKDGKVITDPVTHMPTVSEGYLRVSQRALDTHKSTPAEPVLKHTREDLLKKGEIVPVDIGIWPMGMKYHAGEKLQLTIAAYQPPKADSVPPFGIAKIAVPAEGYTFMPGEKTAMKTLGGNHTEVAHPELAVKAPATRNKGKHIIHVGGKYDSYLLVPVVPEK, from the coding sequence ATGAAGGGTTCTATGCGGAAAATGCTTTGTCTGGGGCTTACGGCGCTGTCCATGGGGGTAATGATGCCGGGCGCAGTGTCGGCGGAAAAGGCGGCTATCACTATGCCGCAGAAGATGGCCAATGGGGAAACGGTCGAGGTATATTATCGTAAGGGCTTGCCGCTTACGGCGGCTCGTGCCCGTGCAGCCGAATTAAAACGGGAAACCATGGTGCTTAAAGCGGGTTCCATCCGCCGTGAAGGTTCCAAGCCGCTGACCTGCGATATTCTGTTTGAAAAAGATGTGCCCGTAACCCTGCGTGACGGCACGGTTATCTATACGGATATTTTCCGGCCAGTAGACGAGGAAAAACATCCGGCAATTATGGCCTGGAGTCCTTATGGCAAGGAAATCGGCGGCCAGTGGCTCGATGATGTGCCGGGACGAGCGGGTGTCCCGCAGGCGGCGACTTCCGGGCTGGAAAAATTTGAAGCGCCAGACCCGGCATACTGGGTGGCGCAGGGCTATGTCATCATCAATCCCGACAGCCGCGGGGCCTATCATTCGGAGGGTAACTTAAACTATTGGGGCAGTCAGAACTCTAAAGATGGCTATGATACGATTGAGTGGGCGGCTAAGCAGCCCTGGTCAAATGGCAAAATCGGCATGTCGGGCAATTCCTGGCTGACGGTTTCGCAGTGGTTTATTGCCGGCGAACAGCCGCCGCATTTAGCGGCCATTGCGCCATGGGAAGGCTTTGTTGACCATTTCCGCGAAACAGCCAATCGCGGCGGCATTCCCAATCCCGTATTCCCAGAGGGAATCTTTGAAACCTTTGCCAGCAAGAATTACATTGAAGACCAGCCACGCATGGTCGTGACCCATACGCTCTTGGATGCCTACTGGCAGGATAAGATTGCCAAACTGCAAAATATTCACATTCCGGCTTATGTCGTGGCCAGCTTCACCAATCCGGTGCATACGCATGGTACCTTCGCCGGTTTCCGACAGATTCCCAGCCATGATAAATGGCTGCGCGTCCACAACACCAATGAATGGGCCGATTACTACCAGCCTGAACATGTGGAGGACCTGCGCAAGTTCTTTGACCATTACTTAAAAGGTGTGGCCAATGACTGGGAAAAGACACCGCGCGTGCGCCTGTCGGTTCTCGACCCCGGCCATAAAGACGTAGTGGATAGAGTCGAGCAGGAATTCCCGCTGGCTAGAACGCAGTATAAAAAGCTGTATTTGACAAGTCAAAAAACATTGGCTGGAGCAAAAGAGGCGCAGGAACAGACCATCAGCTACGATACGCAGGCCAAACAGCCGGCAGTCAACTTTGTGCTGAACTTTGATAAAGATACGGAACTTACTGGCTATATGAACCTGCATACCTATGTGGAAGCGGACGGCTCTGATGATATGGAACTGCAGGTTACGGTGCAAAAGCTCGATAAGGACGGTAAGGTTATCACTGACCCCGTGACGCATATGCCCACGGTTTCGGAAGGTTATCTGCGCGTATCCCAGCGGGCATTGGATACGCATAAATCCACGCCTGCTGAGCCGGTCTTAAAGCATACCCGTGAGGATTTACTGAAAAAGGGCGAGATTGTGCCAGTTGATATTGGCATCTGGCCCATGGGCATGAAATATCATGCCGGTGAAAAACTGCAGCTGACCATAGCAGCTTACCAGCCGCCTAAGGCCGACAGCGTACCGCCGTTTGGCATAGCGAAGATTGCCGTCCCCGCCGAGGGTTATACCTTTATGCCGGGCGAAAAAACGGCCATGAAAACTTTAGGCGGCAACCATACCGAAGTCGCCCATCCGGAGCTGGCGGTCAAGGCACCGGCAACGCGCAACAAGGGCAAACACATCATCCATGTTGGTGGCAAATATGATAGCTATCTCTTGGTACCGGTTGTGCCGGAAAAATAA
- a CDS encoding DUF3089 domain-containing protein — MRKALLAAIVAVLVMVSMLPGSSASARTVAGDAPDYSRKSCWYQVPDITKEVDTFYIYSTAYIKSSFSEGSPDYATLDNIEMKMGALGEYVTNASVYEESTNVFVPYYRQAGLRFAGEVAAKKGNIDAAISGIPYVDITAALDYYFTKYNNGRPFIIAGHSQGSAMVKYVLKNYFKKHPDYYKRMVAAYAIGFSVTKEDLKENPHLKFATGERDTGVIVSWNTEGKKNVEENARNRALLPNAISINPLNWKLDETYAPASKNLGSFMLNEKAARYEIKNIGADAQVNLARGVIVTNAKAAPIALTDFFGPQSFHDDDYTFYYNNIKDNVAKRIAAYKANH; from the coding sequence ATGAGGAAAGCATTGCTGGCTGCAATTGTGGCTGTTTTGGTGATGGTGTCCATGCTTCCAGGCTCGTCAGCGAGTGCCCGGACAGTGGCAGGAGATGCTCCGGATTATTCCAGGAAAAGCTGCTGGTATCAGGTTCCGGATATCACGAAGGAAGTTGACACGTTTTACATTTACTCAACGGCGTATATCAAATCCAGTTTCAGCGAAGGTTCCCCCGATTATGCAACCCTGGATAATATTGAGATGAAAATGGGGGCGCTGGGTGAATATGTGACGAATGCCAGCGTATATGAGGAATCCACGAACGTGTTTGTGCCTTACTATCGTCAGGCAGGCTTACGCTTCGCCGGGGAGGTTGCGGCCAAAAAGGGGAACATCGATGCAGCAATTTCCGGCATTCCCTACGTCGATATAACCGCTGCGCTCGATTACTACTTCACCAAGTACAACAATGGGCGCCCCTTCATCATTGCGGGGCACAGTCAGGGTTCGGCGATGGTCAAATACGTGTTGAAGAACTACTTCAAGAAGCATCCCGACTACTACAAGCGCATGGTGGCGGCCTATGCCATAGGTTTCTCCGTCACGAAAGAAGACCTCAAGGAGAACCCGCATCTGAAGTTCGCGACCGGCGAACGCGACACGGGCGTTATTGTCAGCTGGAATACCGAAGGGAAGAAAAATGTGGAAGAGAATGCCCGCAATCGTGCGTTGCTGCCGAATGCCATCAGCATCAATCCGTTAAACTGGAAGCTCGACGAAACCTATGCGCCGGCGAGTAAAAACCTTGGCTCTTTCATGTTAAACGAAAAAGCCGCCAGGTATGAGATTAAAAACATCGGCGCAGATGCGCAGGTGAACCTCGCCCGTGGCGTAATCGTGACAAACGCCAAAGCCGCACCTATAGCCCTGACCGATTTCTTTGGGCCACAGAGTTTCCATGACGATGACTACACGTTCTATTACAATAATATTAAGGACAATGTAGCCAAACGCATTGCGGCATATAAAGCGAACCACTGA
- a CDS encoding glutathione peroxidase, whose protein sequence is MGVYEFSAKTNSGEEKSLKDYAGKVLIIVNTASKCGFTPQYKELQELYDKYQDKGLEILGFPCNQFGAQEPGSNSEVQQFCRRNYGVSFQIFEKGDVRGETAQPLFKYLTAEKGFKGFDENHEFSAVLLDALKKNYPEYLEDDGIKWNFTKFLIDREGNVVERYEPTTSPSAMSEAIEKLL, encoded by the coding sequence ATGGGTGTTTATGAATTTTCGGCAAAAACCAACAGTGGTGAGGAAAAGTCCCTCAAGGATTATGCAGGCAAGGTACTGATTATTGTCAATACCGCCAGCAAGTGCGGCTTCACTCCGCAGTACAAGGAACTGCAGGAACTTTACGATAAGTATCAGGACAAGGGCCTGGAAATCCTGGGCTTCCCCTGCAACCAGTTCGGTGCGCAGGAACCGGGCAGCAACAGCGAAGTACAGCAGTTCTGCCGCCGCAACTATGGCGTGAGCTTCCAGATTTTCGAGAAAGGCGATGTGCGCGGCGAAACCGCCCAGCCGCTCTTTAAGTATCTGACCGCAGAAAAGGGCTTCAAGGGCTTTGATGAAAACCACGAGTTTTCCGCAGTGCTGTTGGATGCTCTCAAGAAAAATTATCCGGAGTATTTGGAAGACGATGGCATTAAGTGGAACTTCACCAAGTTCCTCATTGACCGCGAAGGCAATGTAGTGGAACGCTATGAGCCGACCACGAGCCCGTCTGCTATGTCGGAAGCCATTGAAAAATTGTTGTAA
- a CDS encoding response regulator transcription factor, whose amino-acid sequence MFSILVAEDDRNLNRMICAKLKQEQYHVFSAYDGQEALDIMEREHIDLVISDVMMPRMDGLELTSALRGAKMDLPILIITAKGQMEDMEKGFRAGTDDYMVKPIQLRELMLRVGALLRRAQLMSEKRLTIRGTVLDYASLTVQTGEQTDTLPPKEFYLLFKLLNQPGKIFTRQELLDEIWGVDKDTDSRNVDAHIKKLRHRFADNPDFAIETVRGLGYKAVFKEEPS is encoded by the coding sequence ATGTTTTCAATATTAGTAGCGGAGGATGACCGCAATCTCAACCGCATGATTTGCGCGAAGCTTAAACAGGAGCAGTATCACGTCTTTTCGGCCTATGATGGGCAGGAGGCGCTCGATATTATGGAGCGGGAGCATATTGACCTCGTTATCAGTGATGTGATGATGCCCCGTATGGACGGTTTGGAGCTGACGAGTGCCCTGCGCGGGGCGAAAATGGATTTGCCCATCTTAATCATCACGGCCAAGGGGCAGATGGAGGATATGGAGAAAGGTTTCCGCGCGGGGACGGATGACTATATGGTAAAGCCCATTCAGCTGAGGGAACTCATGCTGCGGGTCGGGGCATTGTTGCGGCGGGCGCAGCTGATGAGTGAAAAACGGCTGACCATCCGCGGTACGGTGCTTGATTATGCGTCGTTGACGGTACAGACAGGCGAGCAGACCGATACTTTGCCGCCCAAGGAGTTTTATTTGCTGTTTAAGCTGCTCAATCAACCGGGGAAGATTTTTACCCGGCAGGAGCTGTTAGACGAGATTTGGGGCGTGGACAAGGACACGGACAGCCGCAATGTGGATGCCCATATCAAGAAACTGCGTCACCGCTTTGCCGACAATCCCGACTTCGCCATTGAAACCGTGCGAGGGTTGGGCTATAAGGCAGTGTTTAAGGAAGAACCATCATGA
- a CDS encoding glutaredoxin family protein, which yields MVKVYSINNCPWCDKAKKYLQSRQVEYVECNIEMDEAALAECKALTNDEVVPVITADGKEFVLGFDKAKIDALLGL from the coding sequence ATGGTTAAGGTTTATTCTATCAACAACTGTCCTTGGTGTGACAAGGCAAAAAAATATCTGCAGTCACGGCAGGTGGAATACGTGGAATGCAATATCGAAATGGATGAAGCCGCTCTGGCGGAATGCAAGGCATTGACCAATGATGAGGTCGTTCCCGTGATTACCGCCGATGGCAAAGAGTTTGTACTGGGCTTTGACAAGGCAAAGATTGACGCTTTGTTAGGGCTTTAA
- a CDS encoding NAD(P)/FAD-dependent oxidoreductase: protein MPTEKKRIQKDIVIIGAGMAGLTAALYAGRMNLSVLVLENALVGGQIANATGIENYPGMPNVAGKDLIATVQQQAESFGAVVDEFDMIEKVSLQEDRKIVETESCIYEAGSVIIASGMERRKLPLPEERKYAGKGVHYCELCDGHLYQDKVIAVMGGGNAAVDAANFLTKYAKKLYLLHRSQLRADESAQEKLRSNEKVEIMLETDVTALKGEKRLESVEILDKATGEKKELAIDGIFVNIGVTPNTALFQADIKLAEDGRIAAGEDCRTNIPGVFAAGDVRHKEVRQLTTAAADGTTAAILAEKYLAQIRKGK from the coding sequence ATGCCAACGGAAAAGAAACGTATACAAAAGGATATCGTCATCATCGGTGCCGGCATGGCCGGCCTTACCGCTGCTCTTTATGCAGGGCGTATGAATCTGTCGGTGCTGGTGCTGGAAAACGCGCTGGTAGGCGGTCAGATTGCCAATGCTACCGGAATTGAAAATTATCCCGGGATGCCCAATGTGGCGGGCAAGGATTTAATCGCAACCGTACAGCAGCAGGCGGAGAGCTTTGGCGCTGTGGTAGACGAGTTTGACATGATTGAAAAAGTCAGTTTGCAGGAAGACCGGAAAATCGTGGAAACCGAGTCCTGCATTTACGAAGCCGGCAGCGTCATTATCGCCTCAGGCATGGAACGGCGCAAGCTGCCGCTGCCCGAAGAACGCAAATACGCTGGCAAGGGTGTACATTATTGTGAACTTTGTGACGGCCATCTGTATCAGGATAAGGTGATTGCCGTTATGGGCGGTGGCAATGCCGCTGTGGATGCAGCCAACTTCCTGACCAAATACGCCAAGAAGTTATACCTGCTGCATCGTTCTCAGTTGCGTGCCGATGAATCCGCGCAGGAAAAGCTGCGCAGCAATGAAAAAGTAGAAATCATGCTCGAAACCGATGTGACAGCTTTGAAGGGCGAAAAGCGCTTAGAAAGTGTTGAAATTTTGGATAAAGCGACTGGCGAAAAGAAAGAATTGGCCATCGATGGCATTTTCGTCAATATCGGCGTTACACCGAATACGGCGCTGTTTCAGGCGGATATCAAGCTGGCCGAAGATGGCCGCATTGCGGCAGGTGAAGATTGCCGCACCAATATCCCAGGCGTTTTCGCCGCCGGTGATGTCCGGCACAAAGAAGTACGGCAGCTGACAACAGCCGCCGCAGATGGTACGACAGCCGCAATTTTAGCGGAGAAATATTTAGCGCAAATCAGAAAGGGGAAATGA
- a CDS encoding HAMP domain-containing sensor histidine kinase, whose amino-acid sequence MKKQFVLPLRLYHSLTTLLTLAFCCGVSSLLVYLLDSLTGLQLELPAALIICSLLTIVSGALLLAWEAGFYIRPAQSVAEATGRIAKGDFAVRVPHLENLVSTEEGVQLIENFNRMAKELQSIDHMQKGFTGSVSHEFKTPLSSIVGFSEILLEGGLSEEERREYTGLVHEEALRLSRLAENLLRLSRLDAQAIVMRHENIAVDEQIRQCVILLAERWETKDISFSLDLPALSIESDPDLTKQVWLNLIDNAIKYSAKGSTIQITGESAPGSICVHIEDEGIGIPADKQAHIFERFYQCDESHQEKGHGLGLSIVKRILELLGGQIACQSQSGKGTEMIVALPLDSGKSCLLTISAK is encoded by the coding sequence ATGAAGAAACAATTTGTTTTGCCCCTGCGGCTCTATCACAGCCTGACCACCTTACTCACACTGGCCTTTTGCTGTGGCGTGTCCAGTCTGCTGGTTTATCTGTTGGACAGCCTGACGGGGCTGCAATTGGAACTGCCGGCGGCACTCATTATCTGCAGTCTGCTCACAATTGTTTCCGGGGCGTTGCTATTGGCTTGGGAAGCCGGTTTTTACATCCGTCCGGCACAGTCGGTGGCAGAGGCTACGGGGCGTATCGCCAAGGGAGATTTTGCCGTGCGTGTGCCGCATCTGGAAAATCTGGTCAGTACGGAGGAAGGCGTGCAGCTGATTGAGAATTTCAACCGCATGGCCAAGGAACTGCAAAGCATTGACCATATGCAAAAGGGGTTTACCGGCAGCGTATCCCATGAATTCAAGACGCCGCTTTCGTCCATTGTCGGCTTTTCGGAAATCCTGCTCGAAGGCGGGTTAAGCGAGGAGGAGCGGCGGGAGTATACGGGGCTTGTCCATGAGGAGGCCCTAAGGCTTTCGCGGCTGGCGGAAAATCTTTTGCGTTTATCGCGGCTTGATGCACAGGCCATTGTCATGCGCCATGAAAATATAGCTGTGGATGAACAGATACGGCAGTGTGTGATTCTACTGGCCGAGCGCTGGGAAACGAAGGATATTTCGTTTTCGTTGGATTTGCCTGCGCTATCGATTGAAAGCGACCCGGATTTGACCAAGCAGGTATGGCTGAACCTGATCGACAATGCCATCAAGTATTCGGCAAAGGGCAGCACAATTCAGATTACGGGCGAGTCTGCGCCCGGTTCTATCTGCGTGCACATCGAGGATGAAGGCATTGGCATTCCTGCCGATAAGCAGGCGCATATCTTTGAGCGGTTCTATCAATGTGACGAATCCCATCAGGAAAAAGGCCATGGTCTAGGGCTTTCCATCGTCAAGCGGATTTTGGAACTGTTGGGCGGTCAGATTGCCTGCCAAAGTCAGTCCGGCAAGGGAACGGAAATGATTGTGGCCCTGCCGCTGGATAGTGGCAAAAGCTGTTTGCTCACAATATCAGCAAAATAA
- a CDS encoding methylated-DNA--[protein]-cysteine S-methyltransferase, translated as MTAYAFYESPFGLLKIGVANGKVILIGMVPKADTASQPTPLSAEVYHQLQEYFAGKRTVFTVPYAFQGTSFQQAVWAQIAKIPYGRTVTYKDIAQAIGKPRAFQATGRAVGANPLAILIPCHRVVGSNGEMTGYAYGLEMKKTLLDLEATSSVTCHNTLSHR; from the coding sequence ATGACTGCCTATGCCTTTTATGAAAGTCCCTTCGGTCTCTTGAAAATCGGCGTTGCCAATGGCAAAGTCATTCTTATCGGTATGGTACCGAAAGCAGATACAGCAAGCCAGCCTACACCTCTTAGCGCAGAAGTCTATCACCAGCTGCAGGAATACTTTGCCGGCAAGCGCACGGTGTTTACCGTTCCCTATGCCTTCCAAGGGACGAGCTTTCAGCAGGCAGTCTGGGCACAAATCGCAAAAATCCCCTATGGCAGGACCGTTACCTATAAGGACATCGCGCAGGCTATTGGAAAACCGCGCGCCTTTCAGGCAACAGGCCGAGCCGTAGGGGCGAATCCCTTGGCCATCCTCATCCCCTGCCACCGTGTTGTCGGCAGCAATGGCGAGATGACCGGCTATGCGTATGGGTTGGAGATGAAGAAAACGCTGCTGGACTTAGAAGCCACATCCAGCGTCACTTGTCATAACACTCTTTCTCATAGATGA
- a CDS encoding C-GCAxxG-C-C family protein, with protein sequence MKAISARAEKAVEYKHNRCNCAQAVLMAYEKELGRPAEDILAMGSGFGSGMGGMEGTCGALCGAVMAVGLLNKSDTPSKMIAKDMLQDFKEMSGGATICRDLKGIGTGKVLCACDDCVRHGVLVLEKKLAGING encoded by the coding sequence ATGAAAGCAATAAGTGCAAGGGCAGAAAAAGCCGTGGAGTACAAGCACAACCGTTGCAATTGTGCGCAGGCAGTTTTGATGGCTTATGAAAAGGAACTGGGCAGGCCTGCAGAGGATATTCTGGCCATGGGCTCCGGCTTTGGCTCGGGTATGGGCGGCATGGAAGGAACCTGCGGCGCGTTATGTGGAGCGGTCATGGCAGTGGGCCTGCTCAATAAATCCGATACGCCCAGCAAGATGATTGCGAAAGATATGCTGCAGGATTTCAAGGAAATGTCCGGCGGGGCGACAATCTGCCGCGACTTAAAGGGCATAGGCACCGGGAAAGTGCTCTGCGCCTGTGATGATTGTGTGCGTCACGGCGTGTTGGTGTTGGAAAAGAAATTGGCAGGCATTAATGGCTGA